One genomic window of Thalassolituus hydrocarboniclasticus includes the following:
- the rsmI gene encoding 16S rRNA (cytidine(1402)-2'-O)-methyltransferase, which translates to MTSDPRMQVGTFYVVATPIGNLADLTERAKQVLTSVDVIACEDTRHTAKLLQHLGLRKPLLSVHEHNERERVEQIARHLEQGQSMALVSDAGTPLISDPGYPLVQALRARGLHVSPIPGVSAIITALSAAGLPTDRFTFEGFLPHKSGAKREKLLAQEQEARTLVYYESKHRILDTLEVMAEVFGAERQACVARELTKTFETFYHGTLPDILSQLQADADQQKGEFVVMIAGNPDPAPASEVDSNKLFRLLLAELPPKKAAAIIADLTGENKKELYQKALEMQGKA; encoded by the coding sequence ATGACTTCAGATCCCAGAATGCAGGTCGGCACGTTTTACGTCGTGGCGACACCCATTGGTAATTTGGCTGACCTCACCGAGCGTGCAAAGCAGGTGCTGACCAGCGTTGATGTAATTGCCTGCGAGGATACCAGACATACCGCAAAATTACTCCAGCACCTCGGCCTGCGAAAGCCGCTGTTATCGGTGCACGAACACAATGAACGTGAGCGCGTAGAACAGATTGCCCGCCATCTGGAACAGGGCCAGAGCATGGCGCTGGTATCCGATGCCGGCACCCCGTTAATTTCCGATCCGGGATATCCTTTGGTGCAGGCGCTGCGCGCGCGCGGCCTGCATGTCAGCCCGATTCCCGGTGTCAGTGCCATTATTACTGCCCTGAGCGCGGCAGGCCTGCCGACCGACCGTTTTACCTTTGAAGGCTTCCTGCCGCATAAAAGCGGTGCCAAACGCGAAAAATTACTGGCTCAGGAACAGGAAGCACGCACCCTGGTGTACTACGAATCCAAACACCGGATTCTCGATACGCTGGAAGTCATGGCTGAGGTTTTTGGCGCAGAACGTCAAGCCTGTGTTGCCCGCGAATTAACCAAAACCTTCGAGACTTTTTATCACGGCACACTGCCAGACATTCTCAGCCAGCTGCAGGCGGATGCCGACCAGCAGAAAGGTGAATTCGTGGTGATGATTGCCGGCAACCCCGATCCGGCCCCGGCCAGCGAAGTCGACAGCAACAAACTATTCCGCCTGCTGCTGGCCGAACTGCCACCGAAAAAAGCAGCGGCTATTATTGCCGACCTGACCGGCGAGAATAAAAAAGAGCTGTATCAGAAAGCGCTGGAGATGCAGGGGAAGGCTTAA